A part of Ziziphus jujuba cultivar Dongzao chromosome 8, ASM3175591v1 genomic DNA contains:
- the LOC107413120 gene encoding cucumber peeling cupredoxin, translating to MAMQRDQFNRVMVMILAPLMASLLIPCFCCSCSYSGVQYSVGDTLWTIPPTPDYFSNWSSSIFFAIGDSLVFDFETGRFNLVQVSKPDYDRCTAFNPINIISKGPAILPLKQEGVFYFICNISNYCILGQKISITVHNYCPIHNPPSPSPSPSSSPTPTSFPPAAVPVVPSSPSVPALSPVPSPISDGNNTEAPLDAKSSGAFANRAKIGFDFRGMLIFTAGCALLVLLFGEFF from the exons ATGGCTATGCAGAGGGACCAATTCAATAGAGTAATGGTTATGATATTAGCGCCATTAATGGCTTCTCTATTAATTCCTTGTTTTTGTTGTTCTTGTTCTTATTCTGGTGTGCAATATTCTGTTGGAGACACACTCTGGACAATCCCTCCAACCCCTGATTATTTCTCCAACTGGTcctcttccattttctttgccattGGTGACTCCCTTG TGTTTGATTTCGAAACTGGACGTTTCAATCTGGTACAAGTCTCAAAGCCAGACTACGATAGATGCACAGCTTTCAACCCCATTAACATAATTTCTAAAGGTCCAGCGATTCTTCCATTGAAGCAGGAAGGTGTTTTTTACTTCATATGCAATATTTCCAATTATTGCATTCTTGGTCAGAAGATTTCCATTACTGTCCACAACTACTGCCCAATTCATAATCCCCCATCTCCGTCGCCGTCACCATCGTCATCACCAACTCCGACGTCGTTTCCTCCTGCGGCTGTTCCCGTTGTTCCGTCTTCTCCTTCAGTACCGGCTTTAAGTCCGGTACCGTCTCCAATTAGTGATGGCAATAATACTGAAGCTCCTCTGGATGCCAAGTCTAGTGGCGCGTTTGCTAATAGAGCTAAGATTGGTTTTGATTTTAGAGGAATGTTAATTTTTACTGCTGGCTGTGCCCTACTTGTCTTattgtttggtgaatttttttaA